One window of the Fusobacterium perfoetens genome contains the following:
- the pyrB gene encoding aspartate carbamoyltransferase, whose amino-acid sequence MKSFISIKEFTRDEILEILKRAKELKENPNPELIKDKIAATLFFEPSTRTRLSFTSASFRIGAKVLGFDSPNATSVKKGESLRDTIKMTEGYADVIIMRHLRDGAAKFADDVSCVPMINAGDGANEHPSQTLIDLFTIQEEQGRIDNLTTAFVGDLKYGRTVHSLARALSKFEGQKFYFVAPEEIQIPEEITSELDAKGIEYKLVSDYKEILSETDVLYMTRIQQERFEDEALYEKMKGVYVISKDTIVGKCKENMIILHPLPRIDEIDIDLDDTKHALYFKQAKNGVPIREAMIGTALGKLDINYKEKKQNEIIKNKERVCSNNNCITAFEQTDNKVEIINGRKYCYYCGKEI is encoded by the coding sequence ATGAAAAGCTTTATATCTATCAAGGAATTCACAAGAGATGAAATTTTAGAAATTTTAAAAAGGGCTAAGGAACTTAAAGAAAATCCTAATCCTGAACTTATCAAAGATAAAATAGCAGCAACTTTATTCTTTGAACCATCAACAAGAACGAGATTATCTTTTACATCAGCAAGTTTTAGAATAGGGGCAAAAGTTTTAGGATTTGATAGCCCTAATGCAACATCTGTTAAAAAAGGTGAAAGTTTAAGAGATACAATAAAAATGACAGAAGGATATGCAGATGTAATAATAATGAGACATTTAAGAGATGGAGCAGCAAAATTCGCAGATGATGTTTCATGTGTTCCTATGATAAATGCAGGAGATGGAGCAAATGAACATCCAAGTCAAACTCTTATAGATTTATTTACAATCCAAGAAGAGCAAGGAAGAATAGATAATTTAACAACAGCTTTTGTAGGAGATTTAAAATATGGAAGAACTGTCCACTCACTTGCAAGAGCATTGTCCAAATTTGAAGGACAAAAATTCTATTTTGTCGCTCCTGAAGAGATTCAAATTCCAGAAGAAATAACTAGTGAACTTGATGCTAAAGGAATTGAATATAAACTTGTTTCAGATTATAAAGAAATTTTAAGTGAAACAGATGTCCTTTATATGACAAGAATTCAACAAGAAAGATTTGAAGATGAAGCCCTTTACGAAAAAATGAAAGGTGTATATGTAATATCAAAAGATACAATAGTAGGAAAATGCAAAGAAAATATGATAATTCTTCATCCTCTTCCAAGAATTGATGAAATAGATATAGATCTAGATGATACAAAGCATGCATTATATTTTAAACAAGCAAAAAATGGAGTTCCTATAAGAGAAGCAATGATAGGAACTGCTCTTGGAAAATTAGATATTAATTATAAAGAAAAGAAACAAAATGAAATTATAAAAAATAAAGAAAGAGTATGTTCAAATAACAATTGCATAACAGCTTTTGAACAAACAGATAATAAGGTAGAAATTATTAACGGAAGAAAATATTGTTATTACTGTGGAAAAGAAATATAG
- a CDS encoding dihydroorotate dehydrogenase electron transfer subunit: MFLEDCKVLENSHIGGNYYLMKLKGDKVIESSQAGQFFMLQCKNGATLLRRPISLHYINRKENVVEFYYEVKGKGTKEFSCLSEGDFINIQGPLGHGFTTNVEKKTIVVVGGGMGIAPMKLLIECLSEKNNVIFICGGRNAESVKILENMNLEGVETIITTDDGSVGRKGNVTGPLREILSERKIDGVYTCGPHIMMEFVAKTAEEFGVYCEVSLEERMACGVKACVGCSILTNQGMKKVCHDGPVFDSRIVIDVNPKETVPCSCGK, encoded by the coding sequence ATGTTTTTAGAAGATTGTAAAGTTTTAGAAAACAGCCATATAGGTGGAAATTATTATTTAATGAAGTTAAAGGGAGATAAAGTAATTGAGTCTTCTCAAGCTGGACAATTTTTTATGTTACAATGTAAAAATGGAGCTACACTTCTTAGAAGACCAATAAGTTTACATTATATTAATAGGAAGGAAAATGTTGTAGAATTCTATTATGAGGTAAAAGGAAAAGGAACTAAAGAGTTTAGCTGTCTTTCTGAGGGAGACTTTATAAATATTCAGGGACCTTTAGGACATGGATTTACAACAAATGTTGAGAAAAAAACAATAGTTGTAGTTGGAGGAGGAATGGGAATTGCTCCAATGAAACTTTTAATAGAGTGTCTTTCTGAGAAGAACAATGTAATATTTATCTGCGGAGGAAGAAATGCAGAAAGTGTAAAAATTCTTGAAAATATGAACCTTGAAGGAGTAGAAACTATAATAACTACAGATGATGGTTCAGTTGGAAGAAAAGGAAATGTAACAGGTCCTTTAAGAGAAATTTTATCAGAAAGAAAAATTGATGGAGTTTATACTTGTGGTCCTCATATTATGATGGAATTTGTAGCAAAAACTGCTGAAGAATTTGGAGTTTATTGTGAAGTATCTTTAGAAGAAAGAATGGCATGTGGAGTAAAAGCATGTGTAGGATGTTCAATTTTAACAAATCAAGGAATGAAAAAAGTATGTCATGATGGACCTGTATTTGACAGTAGAATAGTTATAGATGTTAATCCAAAAGAGACAGTTCCTTGCAGCTGCGGAAAATAA
- a CDS encoding dihydroorotate dehydrogenase: MNRLKVNFLGVEFDNPIVTSSGCFGFGTEFKDYCDPNVLGGITLKGLTLEPRTGNLGTRIAETPSGILNCVGLENPGIDYFEKEIIPNLKKEGVDKTNIIVNINGSSVEQYVELAKRVNEIEEIDLVELNISCPNVKDGGMAFGANPEVAGRTTREVKKVLTKKPLIVKLSPNVTNIVEIAKIVEANGADAISMINTLLGMRIDINTGKPILGNVMGGLSGPAVKPVAVRMVYQVAQNVNIPIIGMGGISSYEDAVEFIMAGATLVSLGTALFPNPVLPIEVRDGLQKYAEEHNLENIQDIRGITFKNLKK; encoded by the coding sequence TTGAATAGATTAAAGGTAAATTTTTTAGGAGTGGAATTTGATAATCCTATAGTGACATCATCAGGATGTTTTGGTTTTGGAACAGAATTTAAAGATTACTGTGATCCCAATGTTCTTGGAGGAATAACTTTAAAAGGACTTACTCTTGAACCAAGAACAGGAAACCTTGGAACAAGAATAGCAGAAACTCCAAGTGGAATATTAAACTGTGTTGGACTTGAAAATCCTGGAATTGATTATTTTGAAAAAGAAATAATCCCAAATTTAAAAAAAGAGGGAGTAGACAAGACAAATATTATTGTTAATATAAATGGAAGCAGTGTTGAGCAATATGTAGAACTTGCAAAAAGAGTAAATGAAATAGAAGAAATTGACCTTGTAGAACTTAACATTTCATGTCCAAATGTAAAGGATGGAGGAATGGCTTTTGGTGCTAATCCTGAAGTTGCAGGAAGAACAACAAGAGAAGTAAAAAAAGTTCTTACTAAAAAACCTCTTATTGTAAAACTTTCACCAAATGTAACAAATATAGTAGAAATTGCTAAAATCGTTGAAGCTAACGGTGCAGATGCAATATCAATGATAAATACACTTCTTGGAATGAGAATAGATATAAATACAGGAAAACCTATATTAGGAAATGTTATGGGAGGACTTTCAGGACCAGCAGTTAAACCAGTAGCAGTGAGAATGGTTTATCAAGTTGCACAGAATGTAAATATTCCTATAATTGGAATGGGAGGAATTTCTTCTTATGAAGATGCTGTTGAATTTATAATGGCAGGAGCAACACTTGTATCTCTTGGAACAGCTCTTTTCCCAAATCCTGTTCTTCCAATAGAAGTAAGAGATGGATTACAGAAGTATGCAGAAGAGCATAATCTTGAAAATATTCAGGATATAAGAGGAATAACATTTAAAAATTTAAAAAAATAA
- the pyrF gene encoding orotidine-5'-phosphate decarboxylase, which produces MVQAKDRMIIALDFPTMTEAIELVEKIGDGATFYKVGLELFLNSSGKMIEYLAGKHKKIFLDLKFHDIPNTTAMASVFASKENVFMYNVHATGGKKMMSKVVEEVRKIDEKSLLIAVTILTSLSQEEVKETFMTETSIKDLAMNLARLAKESGMNGVVCSPWEAKYIKEALGEEFKTVCPGVRPAWSATNDQTRIMTPKNAMMNGCDFLVVGRPITKHEDPALAARLVVEEIEEGLKEAGKC; this is translated from the coding sequence ATGGTACAGGCAAAAGACAGAATGATAATAGCTCTTGATTTTCCAACAATGACAGAAGCTATAGAATTAGTAGAAAAAATAGGAGACGGAGCTACTTTTTATAAAGTAGGACTTGAATTATTCCTTAATTCAAGTGGAAAAATGATAGAATATCTTGCAGGAAAACATAAGAAAATATTCTTAGATTTAAAATTCCATGACATACCAAATACAACAGCAATGGCATCAGTATTTGCTTCAAAAGAAAATGTATTTATGTATAATGTACATGCTACTGGAGGAAAGAAGATGATGTCTAAAGTAGTTGAGGAAGTAAGAAAAATAGATGAAAAATCACTTCTTATAGCTGTTACAATTCTTACAAGTTTATCACAGGAAGAAGTTAAAGAAACATTTATGACTGAAACTTCTATTAAAGATCTTGCAATGAATCTTGCAAGACTTGCAAAAGAATCAGGAATGAATGGTGTAGTATGTTCTCCTTGGGAAGCTAAATATATAAAAGAAGCTCTTGGAGAAGAATTTAAAACAGTATGTCCTGGTGTAAGACCAGCATGGTCAGCAACAAATGACCAAACAAGAATAATGACTCCTAAAAATGCAATGATGAATGGTTGCGATTTCTTAGTAGTTGGAAGACCTATAACTAAACACGAAGATCCTGCTTTAGCAGCAAGACTTGTTGTTGAAGAAATAGAAGAAGGATTAAAAGAGGCAGGAAAATGTTAA
- a CDS encoding dihydroorotase yields the protein MLIKNCRLIIDGTEQIKDILVENEKIVSIEDDLSEVSSHEIIDAAGNYVISGIIDPHVHMRDPGMTHKEDFTTGSMACAKGGITTFFDMPNTVPNTITEEALLEKKELHKGNSYVDYGFWFGGSKADNHEEVKKVQDKVIATKIFMNVSTGNMLVEDEKVLEDIFKNSKLVGVHAEGEMIPKAISLSEKTGVPVYLCHLSTKEDIQYVREAKKKGLKVYGEVTPHHLFLNISDVEKNPLLRMKPELKTKEDNEALWEGILDGTIDTIGTDHAPHRIEEKKAKLTFGIPGAENSLEMMLKAVRCEKISLEKLTKIMSENTAEIFGLKNKGKIAPGYDADLVIIDLTTEEIISGDNVISKCGWTPYEGFEKGGKILTTIVRGNVVFNDGKFINKIGKEVI from the coding sequence ATGTTAATAAAAAACTGTAGATTAATTATTGATGGAACAGAGCAGATTAAGGATATTCTTGTTGAAAATGAAAAAATAGTTTCAATAGAAGACGATTTATCTGAAGTGTCTTCTCATGAAATAATTGATGCAGCAGGAAATTATGTTATTTCTGGAATAATAGATCCACATGTGCATATGAGAGATCCTGGAATGACTCATAAGGAAGATTTTACAACAGGAAGTATGGCTTGTGCAAAAGGAGGAATAACAACTTTCTTTGATATGCCTAATACAGTTCCAAATACAATAACGGAAGAAGCTCTTTTAGAAAAAAAAGAACTTCATAAAGGAAATTCTTATGTAGATTATGGTTTTTGGTTTGGAGGAAGCAAAGCAGATAACCATGAAGAAGTAAAGAAAGTTCAGGATAAAGTTATTGCTACAAAAATTTTTATGAATGTTTCAACTGGAAATATGCTTGTAGAAGATGAAAAAGTTTTGGAAGATATTTTTAAAAATTCTAAATTAGTTGGAGTTCATGCAGAGGGAGAAATGATACCAAAAGCAATTTCTCTTTCTGAAAAAACAGGTGTTCCTGTTTACTTATGTCATCTTTCAACAAAAGAGGATATTCAATATGTAAGAGAAGCTAAGAAAAAAGGGCTTAAAGTTTATGGAGAGGTAACTCCTCATCATTTATTCTTAAATATTTCTGATGTAGAAAAAAATCCTCTTTTAAGAATGAAGCCAGAGCTAAAAACAAAAGAGGATAATGAGGCTTTATGGGAAGGAATTCTTGATGGAACTATTGATACAATAGGAACAGATCATGCTCCTCACAGAATTGAAGAAAAGAAAGCAAAACTTACTTTCGGAATTCCAGGAGCAGAAAATTCTCTTGAAATGATGCTTAAAGCAGTAAGATGTGAAAAAATTTCTCTTGAAAAATTAACAAAAATAATGAGTGAAAATACAGCAGAAATTTTTGGATTAAAAAATAAAGGAAAAATTGCACCTGGATATGATGCAGACCTTGTTATAATAGATTTAACAACAGAGGAAATTATATCAGGAGACAATGTGATTTCAAAATGTGGATGGACTCCATATGAAGGATTTGAAAAAGGTGGAAAAATTCTTACTACAATAGTCAGAGGAAATGTAGTATTTAATGATGGTAAATTTATTAATAAAATTGGTAAGGAAGTGATATAG
- the pyrE gene encoding orotate phosphoribosyltransferase, whose amino-acid sequence MSTNRAKDVAKSLLGVGAVRLNVAEPFTFVSGIKSPIYCDNRKMIGYPEERKAVIDGYVEVLKEKEFDVIAGTATAGIPWAAFIAERLNVPMAYIRGEKKDHGAGRQIEGADFEGKKVIVIEDLISTGGSSIKAVEAARAAGAKEVEVVAIFSYEFEKAITNFAAAGIPWTNLSDFTTLIGVATEQKYLTEEEKEIALKWNKSPNTWGRE is encoded by the coding sequence ATGAGTACAAACAGAGCTAAAGATGTAGCAAAATCATTATTAGGTGTAGGAGCAGTAAGATTAAATGTTGCTGAACCTTTTACATTTGTTTCAGGGATAAAAAGCCCTATATACTGTGACAACAGAAAAATGATTGGATATCCAGAAGAAAGAAAAGCAGTTATTGATGGATATGTAGAAGTTTTAAAAGAAAAAGAATTTGATGTAATTGCAGGAACTGCAACAGCAGGAATTCCATGGGCAGCATTTATTGCTGAAAGATTAAATGTTCCTATGGCTTATATCCGTGGAGAAAAGAAAGATCATGGAGCAGGAAGACAAATTGAAGGTGCAGATTTTGAAGGGAAAAAAGTAATAGTTATAGAAGATCTTATTTCTACTGGTGGAAGTTCTATAAAAGCTGTTGAAGCAGCAAGAGCAGCTGGAGCAAAAGAAGTTGAAGTTGTTGCAATATTCTCTTATGAATTTGAAAAAGCTATTACAAACTTTGCAGCAGCAGGAATTCCATGGACAAACTTATCAGATTTTACAACATTAATAGGTGTTGCAACTGAGCAAAAATATTTAACAGAAGAAGAAAAAGAAATAGCTTTAAAATGGAATAAATCTCCAAATACTTGGGGAAGAGAATAA
- the fabG gene encoding 3-oxoacyl-[acyl-carrier-protein] reductase → MNRLEGKVALVTGGSMGIGRAIVERFAAEGAKMVISCDINPCEFEQENVRGEILNVTDREGIKALVKKIVDEFGTIDILVNNAGITQDAPFVRMSEAQWDAVININLKGVFNVTQAVAPVMTKHKKGSIITLSSVVGLYGNIGQTNYAATKAGVIAMSNTWKKELARKGAQIRVNCIAPGFIQSPMTDKLSEKAVEGILSGVPLQRMGTKEDVANVALFLASDESSYITGAVIPVSGGLSF, encoded by the coding sequence ATGAATAGATTAGAAGGAAAAGTTGCTCTTGTCACTGGAGGTTCTATGGGAATCGGAAGAGCAATCGTTGAAAGATTTGCTGCTGAAGGAGCAAAAATGGTTATATCTTGTGATATTAATCCATGTGAATTTGAACAGGAAAATGTCAGAGGAGAAATATTAAATGTTACTGACAGAGAAGGTATAAAAGCTCTTGTTAAAAAAATAGTTGATGAGTTTGGAACTATTGATATTCTTGTAAATAACGCAGGTATCACTCAAGATGCCCCATTTGTAAGAATGAGTGAGGCTCAGTGGGATGCTGTTATAAACATCAACTTAAAGGGTGTTTTCAATGTTACTCAAGCTGTTGCTCCTGTTATGACTAAACATAAAAAAGGATCTATTATTACTCTTTCATCAGTAGTAGGATTATATGGAAACATCGGACAAACTAACTATGCTGCAACTAAAGCAGGAGTTATTGCAATGAGCAATACTTGGAAAAAAGAACTTGCAAGAAAAGGAGCTCAAATAAGAGTTAACTGTATAGCTCCTGGATTTATTCAAAGTCCTATGACAGATAAACTTTCTGAAAAAGCTGTTGAAGGAATCTTAAGTGGAGTTCCTCTACAAAGAATGGGAACTAAAGAAGATGTTGCAAATGTAGCATTATTCTTAGCAAGTGATGAATCATCTTATATTACAGGAGCTGTAATTCCAGTTTCTGGTGGATTATCATTCTAA